The following are encoded together in the Streptomyces sp. NBC_01465 genome:
- a CDS encoding DUF4192 domain-containing protein: MNKHHESSGSSSAQEQITLRGPAELADALPYLMGFHPTDSIVMVALHGRRGRFGGRLRLGIPRSPGEWPAVAEQLAECLVAGSERRGSKPEGIVVFLCQDPAPDETSADVLERLRPLAQRLRTACGSLDVPVHEALCISDGRFWSYVCPDTRCCPPEGNALAMPGTSVMAAAAAYAGIQVRGSLRDMEARLLPRTAGTEQQERALDLAAAALVPRILNGAESEQVGEETLTLARGLMRRIAGAPWKAGRTETGTDSGDDALIDDSEAAALVLGLQDRTTRDRAAEWMEGPEAEHALRLWRALSRRCVGPYADHAAAPLTLAGWVAWSTGDEPGARVALGRALRLDPEYHFAQLLHQACNEGLDPEALRSCLRTERRNRSAKAAGPVRAQSRRKPPQPPATRKDGPSGAARPGAGGPRLRTRRRNGQRGTKSGR; encoded by the coding sequence ATGAACAAGCACCACGAATCATCCGGTTCTTCGTCCGCCCAGGAGCAGATCACTCTGCGTGGGCCCGCCGAACTGGCGGACGCCCTGCCCTACTTGATGGGGTTCCACCCGACCGACTCGATTGTCATGGTGGCCCTCCACGGCCGCCGGGGCCGATTCGGCGGCCGTCTCAGGCTCGGCATCCCGCGCTCGCCGGGGGAGTGGCCGGCCGTTGCCGAGCAACTCGCCGAATGCCTGGTGGCCGGCAGCGAACGGCGCGGGAGCAAACCGGAGGGGATCGTCGTCTTTCTCTGCCAGGATCCTGCCCCCGACGAGACGTCCGCAGATGTGCTGGAGCGCCTCCGCCCGCTCGCGCAGCGGCTCCGGACGGCCTGCGGTTCCCTCGACGTCCCCGTCCACGAGGCCCTCTGCATCTCGGACGGCCGTTTCTGGTCGTACGTCTGCCCGGACACCCGCTGCTGTCCGCCCGAGGGGAACGCGCTGGCCATGCCCGGGACATCGGTCATGGCGGCGGCCGCAGCGTACGCGGGAATCCAAGTGCGCGGATCCCTGCGTGACATGGAGGCGCGACTGCTGCCGAGGACCGCTGGGACCGAGCAGCAGGAGCGTGCGCTCGACCTGGCCGCAGCGGCACTGGTCCCCAGGATCCTGAACGGAGCCGAAAGCGAACAGGTCGGCGAGGAGACGCTCACTCTGGCCCGCGGGCTGATGCGGCGGATCGCGGGTGCGCCGTGGAAGGCGGGCCGGACCGAGACCGGCACCGACAGCGGTGACGACGCGCTCATCGACGACAGTGAAGCTGCGGCACTCGTCCTCGGTCTCCAGGACCGTACGACCCGTGACAGGGCGGCGGAATGGATGGAGGGACCAGAGGCCGAGCACGCGCTGCGGCTGTGGCGTGCGCTGTCCAGGCGGTGCGTCGGTCCGTACGCCGATCATGCGGCGGCCCCGCTCACCCTTGCCGGGTGGGTCGCCTGGTCGACCGGCGACGAGCCCGGAGCGCGGGTCGCTCTGGGGCGTGCCCTGCGGCTCGACCCCGAATACCACTTCGCACAACTGCTGCACCAGGCCTGCAACGAGGGGCTCGATCCAGAGGCACTGCGCTCCTGTCTGCGCACGGAGCGCCGGAACAGGTCGGCGAAGGCCGCAGGACCAGTGCGCGCACAGTCTCGGCGCAAGCCTCCGCAGCCGCCCGCCACTCGGAAGGACGGCCCCTCGGGCGCAGCCCGCCCCGGGGCGGGTGGACCGCGCCTCCGGACGCGCAGGCGCAACGGACAGCGTGGGACGAAGAGCGGCCGGTGA